Proteins found in one Zea mays cultivar B73 chromosome 1, Zm-B73-REFERENCE-NAM-5.0, whole genome shotgun sequence genomic segment:
- the LOC100280288 gene encoding uncharacterized protein isoform X1: MERLKSAVPPDLRRAVGEGTAADLANTTSRLFAFFDSLPLFHQVMQELTDPELALCRKDKVKAVELKGHGNACFSRREFGKALRFYSQALRHVPINSGGMDVNLVSSLYVNRASTMHKLGLFEESLRDCDRAITISPNYSKAWYRKGMVKTALKNYSSAIHDLEVALSQEVTSSGKSNIEQELKLILEKHESVNEAGTSNCDSKDRDLPLAGQPHKIVIESISTPNKGRGMISTDDIPPASLIHVEDPLAAIIMKSSRETHCHFCFSETPADVVFCPSCTIPIYCSKRCQEQSAGHISRDEDTNLGYSTNVANLSITSSCKSPRSKLFAEHRHECGGAHWAAVLPADVVLAGRIIAHSIVKRMPSGKSFAFSGPNLDLVHHYDQHSPANKLESHIYAIVLLLCLQNHYRSDLLWTEDSLSQPTGYTHGGQTRNQTSLELKLQSDMPKLVLLIFQIKVNSIAIVCMRSMDRGPEHTINRGFYVAEGAKMCSVEQVRVAQALYVSGSLFNHSCQPNVHAYFLSRAFVLRTTEFIKSGSPVELSYGPQVGEMHISERQKSLQENYYFSCQCSSCSELNLSDLVMNSFCCPQSNCLGAISESTYYRSKENFVNVSLGGSYVCKLSLPDVSKVDMDMENVAKSLLQNSGVSLNIDHGCCMSCRSCIDLSSALATSHREESTIDRLKKHTFLDKTLITEALQSLKQLKKLRHPYSKALAQAEDTIAEAFAKVGDQELARKHCEASIQILEKLYHPKHIIIAHELIKLVSILLSLGDGASAAATFAQAEAIFSLYYGSHVEKVLTYMGALKKAVIDV; encoded by the exons ATGGAACGGCTCAAATCGGCGGTGCCGCCCGACCTCCGGCGGGCCGTCGGCGAGGGCACGGCCGCCGATCTAGCTAACACCACCTCTCGCCTGTTCGCCTTCTTCGACAGCCTTCCTCTCTTCCACCAG GTTATGCAAGAACTGACCGACCCCGAGCTTGCGTTGTGTCGCAAAGACAAGGTGAAGGCTGTAGAGTTGAAGGGCCACGGCAACGCGTGCTTCTCTAGGAGGGAGTTCGGGAAAGCTCTCAGGTTCTATTCGCAG GCATTGCGCCATGTCCCAATTAATTCGGGTGGCATGGATGTGAACTTGGTATCTTCATTATATGTCAATCGAGCCTCCACCATGCAT AAATTAGGTCTGTTCGAAGAATCTCTAAGGGACTGTGACAGGGCCATAACCATTTCTCCTAATTATTCTAAG GCTTGGTACAGGAAGGGAATGGTAAAAACAGCGCTCAAGAATTATTCATCTGCAATACATGATTTAGAGGTGGCATTGAGCCAGGAAGTGACTTCTTCGGGGAAGAGTAACATAGAACAAGAGCTGAAGTTGATTTTAGAGAAGCATGAAAGTGTCAATGAAGCTGGGACATCAAACTGTGATAGCAAGGATAGAGATTTGCCTCTTGCAG GACAACCTCATAAAATTGTTATAGAGAGTATTTCAACACCAAACAAAGGTAGAGGAATGATTTCTACAGATGATATCCCCCCAGCTTCGTTGATTCATGTTGAGGACCCTCTTGCTGCG ATTATCATGAAATCTTCCCGTGAAACACACTGCCACTTTTGCTTCAGTGAAACTCCAGCCGATGTTGTATTCTGTCCTTCATGTACAATACCAATTTATTGTTCAAAAAGGTGCCAGGAGCAATCAGCAGGTCATATTTCTCGTGATGAAGATACTAATCTTGGATATTCAACGAATGTTGCAAACCTGAGTATAACTTCGAGTTGCAAGTCTCCAAGATCTAAGCTATTTGCTGAACATAGGCATGAATGTGGAGGTGCCCACTGGGCAGCTGTTTTACCAGCTGATGTAGTTTTAGCTGGACGAATAATAGCACACAGCATAGTAAAAAGGATGCCGTCTGGGAAGAGCTTTGCTTTCTCTGGCCCAAATTTG GATCTAGTTCACCATTATGATCAACATTCTCCTGCCAACAAGTTGGAATCACATATATATGCAATTGTCCTATTGTTATGCCTCCAAAATCATTATAGATCAGACCTTTTGTGGACAGAAGATTCTTTATCACAG CCCACTGGTTACACTCATGGTGGTCAGACAAGAAATCAGACAAGCTTGGAACTCAAGCTTCAGTCAGATATGCCTAAG CTGGTTCTTTTGATATTTCAAATCAAAGTCAATTCAATTGCTATTGTCTGTATGAGGTCGATGGACAGAGGCCCAGAGCACACAATAAATAGAGGTTTTTATGTAGCTGAAGGTGCAAAAATGTGTAGTGTGGAGCAG GTCAGGGTTGCACAAGCTCTTTATGTATCTGGTAGCCTGTTCAATCACTCATGTCAGCCCAATGTGCACGCATATTTTCTTTCACGTGCGTTCGTGCTGAGAACTACTGAATTTATAAAGTCCGGGAGCCCAGTTGAACTGTCATATGGTCCACAG GTTGGCGAGATGCATATTTCAGAGAGACAGAAGTCACTTCAAGAGAATTACTACTTCAGTTGTCAATGTTCAAGTTGTTCAGAGCTAAACCTATCAGACCTTGTTATGAATTCATTCTGTTGTCCACAAAGCAACTGCCTTGGTGCCATATCGGAATCAACTTACTACAGGTCCAAAGAGAATTTCGTGAATGTTTCCCTTGGAGGATCTTATGTCTGCAAACTATCATTGCCC GATGTATCGAAGGTTGATATGGATATGGAGAATGTCGCCAAATCTCTCTTGCAAAATAGTGGTGTCAGTCTGAACATAGATCATGGATGTTGCATGAGTTGTAGATCCTGTATTGATCTGTCGTCTGCTCTGGCTACATCACACAGGGAAGAATCTACCATCGATAG GTTGAAGAAACATACATTCCTAGACAAGACTCTCATCACAGAGGCATTACAATCTCTAAAACAACTCAAGAAGTTGAGGCACCCATATAGCAAGGCTCTCGCGCAG GCCGAAGACACAATCGCAGAGGCCTTTGCGAAGGTCGGAGACCAAGAACTAGCACGAAAGCACTGTGAAGCATCAATTCAG ATCCTCGAGAAGCTGTACCACCCAAAACACATCATCATTGCTCACGAGCTTATTAAGCTTGTTTCGATTCTGCTGTCCCTGGGAGATGGGGCAAGCGCCGCAGCCACATTCGCTCAAGCAGAGGCAATATTCTCTCTTTACTACGGATCTCATGTGGAGAAGGTTTTGACATACATGGGTGCCCTGAAGAAAGCTGTCATTGACGTGTAG
- the LOC100280288 gene encoding uncharacterized protein isoform X8 has product MQIIMKSSRETHCHFCFSETPADVVFCPSCTIPIYCSKRCQEQSAGHISRDEDTNLGYSTNVANLSITSSCKSPRSKLFAEHRHECGGAHWAAVLPADVVLAGRIIAHSIVKRMPSGKSFAFSGPNLDLVHHYDQHSPANKLESHIYAIVLLLCLQNHYRSDLLWTEDSLSQLVLLIFQIKVNSIAIVCMRSMDRGPEHTINRGFYVAEGAKMCSVEQVRVAQALYVSGSLFNHSCQPNVHAYFLSRAFVLRTTEFIKSGSPVELSYGPQVGEMHISERQKSLQENYYFSCQCSSCSELNLSDLVMNSFCCPQSNCLGAISESTYYRSKENFVNVSLGGSYVCKLSLPDVSKVDMDMENVAKSLLQNSGVSLNIDHGCCMSCRSCIDLSSALATSHREESTIDRLKKHTFLDKTLITEALQSLKQLKKLRHPYSKALAQAEDTIAEAFAKVGDQELARKHCEASIQILEKLYHPKHIIIAHELIKLVSILLSLGDGASAAATFAQAEAIFSLYYGSHVEKVLTYMGALKKAVIDV; this is encoded by the exons ATGCAGATTATCATGAAATCTTCCCGTGAAACACACTGCCACTTTTGCTTCAGTGAAACTCCAGCCGATGTTGTATTCTGTCCTTCATGTACAATACCAATTTATTGTTCAAAAAGGTGCCAGGAGCAATCAGCAGGTCATATTTCTCGTGATGAAGATACTAATCTTGGATATTCAACGAATGTTGCAAACCTGAGTATAACTTCGAGTTGCAAGTCTCCAAGATCTAAGCTATTTGCTGAACATAGGCATGAATGTGGAGGTGCCCACTGGGCAGCTGTTTTACCAGCTGATGTAGTTTTAGCTGGACGAATAATAGCACACAGCATAGTAAAAAGGATGCCGTCTGGGAAGAGCTTTGCTTTCTCTGGCCCAAATTTG GATCTAGTTCACCATTATGATCAACATTCTCCTGCCAACAAGTTGGAATCACATATATATGCAATTGTCCTATTGTTATGCCTCCAAAATCATTATAGATCAGACCTTTTGTGGACAGAAGATTCTTTATCACAG CTGGTTCTTTTGATATTTCAAATCAAAGTCAATTCAATTGCTATTGTCTGTATGAGGTCGATGGACAGAGGCCCAGAGCACACAATAAATAGAGGTTTTTATGTAGCTGAAGGTGCAAAAATGTGTAGTGTGGAGCAG GTCAGGGTTGCACAAGCTCTTTATGTATCTGGTAGCCTGTTCAATCACTCATGTCAGCCCAATGTGCACGCATATTTTCTTTCACGTGCGTTCGTGCTGAGAACTACTGAATTTATAAAGTCCGGGAGCCCAGTTGAACTGTCATATGGTCCACAG GTTGGCGAGATGCATATTTCAGAGAGACAGAAGTCACTTCAAGAGAATTACTACTTCAGTTGTCAATGTTCAAGTTGTTCAGAGCTAAACCTATCAGACCTTGTTATGAATTCATTCTGTTGTCCACAAAGCAACTGCCTTGGTGCCATATCGGAATCAACTTACTACAGGTCCAAAGAGAATTTCGTGAATGTTTCCCTTGGAGGATCTTATGTCTGCAAACTATCATTGCCC GATGTATCGAAGGTTGATATGGATATGGAGAATGTCGCCAAATCTCTCTTGCAAAATAGTGGTGTCAGTCTGAACATAGATCATGGATGTTGCATGAGTTGTAGATCCTGTATTGATCTGTCGTCTGCTCTGGCTACATCACACAGGGAAGAATCTACCATCGATAG GTTGAAGAAACATACATTCCTAGACAAGACTCTCATCACAGAGGCATTACAATCTCTAAAACAACTCAAGAAGTTGAGGCACCCATATAGCAAGGCTCTCGCGCAG GCCGAAGACACAATCGCAGAGGCCTTTGCGAAGGTCGGAGACCAAGAACTAGCACGAAAGCACTGTGAAGCATCAATTCAG ATCCTCGAGAAGCTGTACCACCCAAAACACATCATCATTGCTCACGAGCTTATTAAGCTTGTTTCGATTCTGCTGTCCCTGGGAGATGGGGCAAGCGCCGCAGCCACATTCGCTCAAGCAGAGGCAATATTCTCTCTTTACTACGGATCTCATGTGGAGAAGGTTTTGACATACATGGGTGCCCTGAAGAAAGCTGTCATTGACGTGTAG
- the LOC100280288 gene encoding uncharacterized protein isoform X6, translating to MQIIMKSSRETHCHFCFSETPADVVFCPSCTIPIYCSKRCQEQSAGHISRDEDTNLGYSTNVANLSITSSCKSPRSKLFAEHRHECGGAHWAAVLPADVVLAGRIIAHSIVKRMPSGKSFAFSGPNLDLVHHYDQHSPANKLESHIYAIVLLLCLQNHYRSDLLWTEDSLSQPTGYTHGGQTRNQTSLELKLQSDMPKLVLLIFQIKVNSIAIVCMRSMDRGPEHTINRGFYVAEGAKMCSVEQVRVAQALYVSGSLFNHSCQPNVHAYFLSRAFVLRTTEFIKSGSPVELSYGPQVGEMHISERQKSLQENYYFSCQCSSCSELNLSDLVMNSFCCPQSNCLGAISESTYYRSKENFVNVSLGGSYVCKLSLPDVSKVDMDMENVAKSLLQNSGVSLNIDHGCCMSCRSCIDLSSALATSHREESTIDRLKKHTFLDKTLITEALQSLKQLKKLRHPYSKALAQAEDTIAEAFAKVGDQELARKHCEASIQILEKLYHPKHIIIAHELIKLVSILLSLGDGASAAATFAQAEAIFSLYYGSHVEKVLTYMGALKKAVIDV from the exons ATGCAGATTATCATGAAATCTTCCCGTGAAACACACTGCCACTTTTGCTTCAGTGAAACTCCAGCCGATGTTGTATTCTGTCCTTCATGTACAATACCAATTTATTGTTCAAAAAGGTGCCAGGAGCAATCAGCAGGTCATATTTCTCGTGATGAAGATACTAATCTTGGATATTCAACGAATGTTGCAAACCTGAGTATAACTTCGAGTTGCAAGTCTCCAAGATCTAAGCTATTTGCTGAACATAGGCATGAATGTGGAGGTGCCCACTGGGCAGCTGTTTTACCAGCTGATGTAGTTTTAGCTGGACGAATAATAGCACACAGCATAGTAAAAAGGATGCCGTCTGGGAAGAGCTTTGCTTTCTCTGGCCCAAATTTG GATCTAGTTCACCATTATGATCAACATTCTCCTGCCAACAAGTTGGAATCACATATATATGCAATTGTCCTATTGTTATGCCTCCAAAATCATTATAGATCAGACCTTTTGTGGACAGAAGATTCTTTATCACAG CCCACTGGTTACACTCATGGTGGTCAGACAAGAAATCAGACAAGCTTGGAACTCAAGCTTCAGTCAGATATGCCTAAG CTGGTTCTTTTGATATTTCAAATCAAAGTCAATTCAATTGCTATTGTCTGTATGAGGTCGATGGACAGAGGCCCAGAGCACACAATAAATAGAGGTTTTTATGTAGCTGAAGGTGCAAAAATGTGTAGTGTGGAGCAG GTCAGGGTTGCACAAGCTCTTTATGTATCTGGTAGCCTGTTCAATCACTCATGTCAGCCCAATGTGCACGCATATTTTCTTTCACGTGCGTTCGTGCTGAGAACTACTGAATTTATAAAGTCCGGGAGCCCAGTTGAACTGTCATATGGTCCACAG GTTGGCGAGATGCATATTTCAGAGAGACAGAAGTCACTTCAAGAGAATTACTACTTCAGTTGTCAATGTTCAAGTTGTTCAGAGCTAAACCTATCAGACCTTGTTATGAATTCATTCTGTTGTCCACAAAGCAACTGCCTTGGTGCCATATCGGAATCAACTTACTACAGGTCCAAAGAGAATTTCGTGAATGTTTCCCTTGGAGGATCTTATGTCTGCAAACTATCATTGCCC GATGTATCGAAGGTTGATATGGATATGGAGAATGTCGCCAAATCTCTCTTGCAAAATAGTGGTGTCAGTCTGAACATAGATCATGGATGTTGCATGAGTTGTAGATCCTGTATTGATCTGTCGTCTGCTCTGGCTACATCACACAGGGAAGAATCTACCATCGATAG GTTGAAGAAACATACATTCCTAGACAAGACTCTCATCACAGAGGCATTACAATCTCTAAAACAACTCAAGAAGTTGAGGCACCCATATAGCAAGGCTCTCGCGCAG GCCGAAGACACAATCGCAGAGGCCTTTGCGAAGGTCGGAGACCAAGAACTAGCACGAAAGCACTGTGAAGCATCAATTCAG ATCCTCGAGAAGCTGTACCACCCAAAACACATCATCATTGCTCACGAGCTTATTAAGCTTGTTTCGATTCTGCTGTCCCTGGGAGATGGGGCAAGCGCCGCAGCCACATTCGCTCAAGCAGAGGCAATATTCTCTCTTTACTACGGATCTCATGTGGAGAAGGTTTTGACATACATGGGTGCCCTGAAGAAAGCTGTCATTGACGTGTAG
- the LOC100280288 gene encoding uncharacterized protein LOC100280288 produces MQIIMKSSRETHCHFCFSETPADVVFCPSCTIPIYCSKRCQEQSAGHISRDEDTNLGYSTNVANLSITSSCKSPRSKLFAEHRHECGGAHWAAVLPADVVLAGRIIAHSIVKRMPSGKSFAFSGPNLDLVHHYDQHSPANKLESHIYAIVLLLCLQNHYRSDLLWTEDSLSQVRVAQALYVSGSLFNHSCQPNVHAYFLSRAFVLRTTEFIKSGSPVELSYGPQVGEMHISERQKSLQENYYFSCQCSSCSELNLSDLVMNSFCCPQSNCLGAISESTYYRSKENFVNVSLGGSYVCKLSLPDVSKVDMDMENVAKSLLQNSGVSLNIDHGCCMSCRSCIDLSSALATSHREESTIDRLKKHTFLDKTLITEALQSLKQLKKLRHPYSKALAQAEDTIAEAFAKVGDQELARKHCEASIQILEKLYHPKHIIIAHELIKLVSILLSLGDGASAAATFAQAEAIFSLYYGSHVEKVLTYMGALKKAVIDV; encoded by the exons ATGCAGATTATCATGAAATCTTCCCGTGAAACACACTGCCACTTTTGCTTCAGTGAAACTCCAGCCGATGTTGTATTCTGTCCTTCATGTACAATACCAATTTATTGTTCAAAAAGGTGCCAGGAGCAATCAGCAGGTCATATTTCTCGTGATGAAGATACTAATCTTGGATATTCAACGAATGTTGCAAACCTGAGTATAACTTCGAGTTGCAAGTCTCCAAGATCTAAGCTATTTGCTGAACATAGGCATGAATGTGGAGGTGCCCACTGGGCAGCTGTTTTACCAGCTGATGTAGTTTTAGCTGGACGAATAATAGCACACAGCATAGTAAAAAGGATGCCGTCTGGGAAGAGCTTTGCTTTCTCTGGCCCAAATTTG GATCTAGTTCACCATTATGATCAACATTCTCCTGCCAACAAGTTGGAATCACATATATATGCAATTGTCCTATTGTTATGCCTCCAAAATCATTATAGATCAGACCTTTTGTGGACAGAAGATTCTTTATCACAG GTCAGGGTTGCACAAGCTCTTTATGTATCTGGTAGCCTGTTCAATCACTCATGTCAGCCCAATGTGCACGCATATTTTCTTTCACGTGCGTTCGTGCTGAGAACTACTGAATTTATAAAGTCCGGGAGCCCAGTTGAACTGTCATATGGTCCACAG GTTGGCGAGATGCATATTTCAGAGAGACAGAAGTCACTTCAAGAGAATTACTACTTCAGTTGTCAATGTTCAAGTTGTTCAGAGCTAAACCTATCAGACCTTGTTATGAATTCATTCTGTTGTCCACAAAGCAACTGCCTTGGTGCCATATCGGAATCAACTTACTACAGGTCCAAAGAGAATTTCGTGAATGTTTCCCTTGGAGGATCTTATGTCTGCAAACTATCATTGCCC GATGTATCGAAGGTTGATATGGATATGGAGAATGTCGCCAAATCTCTCTTGCAAAATAGTGGTGTCAGTCTGAACATAGATCATGGATGTTGCATGAGTTGTAGATCCTGTATTGATCTGTCGTCTGCTCTGGCTACATCACACAGGGAAGAATCTACCATCGATAG GTTGAAGAAACATACATTCCTAGACAAGACTCTCATCACAGAGGCATTACAATCTCTAAAACAACTCAAGAAGTTGAGGCACCCATATAGCAAGGCTCTCGCGCAG GCCGAAGACACAATCGCAGAGGCCTTTGCGAAGGTCGGAGACCAAGAACTAGCACGAAAGCACTGTGAAGCATCAATTCAG ATCCTCGAGAAGCTGTACCACCCAAAACACATCATCATTGCTCACGAGCTTATTAAGCTTGTTTCGATTCTGCTGTCCCTGGGAGATGGGGCAAGCGCCGCAGCCACATTCGCTCAAGCAGAGGCAATATTCTCTCTTTACTACGGATCTCATGTGGAGAAGGTTTTGACATACATGGGTGCCCTGAAGAAAGCTGTCATTGACGTGTAG
- the LOC100280288 gene encoding uncharacterized protein isoform X7 translates to MVVRQEIRQAWNSSFSQICLRYLGSTMFLSIPWFCFSLLSFPIYCNSPKTFFSGGIEKLWGITFTFCFWERRNSCVDYPLQLVLLIFQIKVNSIAIVCMRSMDRGPEHTINRGFYVAEGAKMCSVEQVRVAQALYVSGSLFNHSCQPNVHAYFLSRAFVLRTTEFIKSGSPVELSYGPQVGEMHISERQKSLQENYYFSCQCSSCSELNLSDLVMNSFCCPQSNCLGAISESTYYRSKENFVNVSLGGSYVCKLSLPDVSKVDMDMENVAKSLLQNSGVSLNIDHGCCMSCRSCIDLSSALATSHREESTIDRLKKHTFLDKTLITEALQSLKQLKKLRHPYSKALAQAEDTIAEAFAKVGDQELARKHCEASIQILEKLYHPKHIIIAHELIKLVSILLSLGDGASAAATFAQAEAIFSLYYGSHVEKVLTYMGALKKAVIDV, encoded by the exons ATGGTGGTCAGACAAGAAATCAGACAAGCTTGGAACTCAAGCTTCAGTCAGATATGCCTAAGGTACCTGGGTTCAACGATGTTCTTATCTATACCATGGTTTTGTTTCTCATTACTAAGCTTTCCTATATACTGCAATTCCCCCAAAACTTTTTTCTCTGGGGGTATAGAGAAACTATGGGGTATCACATTCACATTTTGTTTTTGGGAAAGAAGAAACTCATGTGTTGATTATCCTCTACAGCTGGTTCTTTTGATATTTCAAATCAAAGTCAATTCAATTGCTATTGTCTGTATGAGGTCGATGGACAGAGGCCCAGAGCACACAATAAATAGAGGTTTTTATGTAGCTGAAGGTGCAAAAATGTGTAGTGTGGAGCAG GTCAGGGTTGCACAAGCTCTTTATGTATCTGGTAGCCTGTTCAATCACTCATGTCAGCCCAATGTGCACGCATATTTTCTTTCACGTGCGTTCGTGCTGAGAACTACTGAATTTATAAAGTCCGGGAGCCCAGTTGAACTGTCATATGGTCCACAG GTTGGCGAGATGCATATTTCAGAGAGACAGAAGTCACTTCAAGAGAATTACTACTTCAGTTGTCAATGTTCAAGTTGTTCAGAGCTAAACCTATCAGACCTTGTTATGAATTCATTCTGTTGTCCACAAAGCAACTGCCTTGGTGCCATATCGGAATCAACTTACTACAGGTCCAAAGAGAATTTCGTGAATGTTTCCCTTGGAGGATCTTATGTCTGCAAACTATCATTGCCC GATGTATCGAAGGTTGATATGGATATGGAGAATGTCGCCAAATCTCTCTTGCAAAATAGTGGTGTCAGTCTGAACATAGATCATGGATGTTGCATGAGTTGTAGATCCTGTATTGATCTGTCGTCTGCTCTGGCTACATCACACAGGGAAGAATCTACCATCGATAG GTTGAAGAAACATACATTCCTAGACAAGACTCTCATCACAGAGGCATTACAATCTCTAAAACAACTCAAGAAGTTGAGGCACCCATATAGCAAGGCTCTCGCGCAG GCCGAAGACACAATCGCAGAGGCCTTTGCGAAGGTCGGAGACCAAGAACTAGCACGAAAGCACTGTGAAGCATCAATTCAG ATCCTCGAGAAGCTGTACCACCCAAAACACATCATCATTGCTCACGAGCTTATTAAGCTTGTTTCGATTCTGCTGTCCCTGGGAGATGGGGCAAGCGCCGCAGCCACATTCGCTCAAGCAGAGGCAATATTCTCTCTTTACTACGGATCTCATGTGGAGAAGGTTTTGACATACATGGGTGCCCTGAAGAAAGCTGTCATTGACGTGTAG